The following proteins are co-located in the Sulfurovum sp. TSL6 genome:
- a CDS encoding transketolase C-terminal domain-containing protein — translation MSKITDMTATHNWSGQKLVSTDHLLFEAPREKHFMTGSEVLKEAVKRCTVDASVSYPITPQSEAAHLIGELWAEGYVGTYFRGENEFGVMSEVAGCAMAGARTITTTSGPGTLRAMENFAQWSGTRIPCQLILMARGINSPLTIQPDNLEVSYLLETGCMIWYAENVQELFDMSIAAFTVAEKPDVHVPIITAVDGFFVSHTREAVMLPADDIALHPYDPYKAPLPAIDSETPPGRFLRDPFVMKSNYISYAAHASWQFEIRSAIERSRPYAEHYLNGLVHVTGSEDAEIAFVTCGTASNQAKEAERELNKLGIKSKVVKLRTIRPFPEAELLEALEGVKHVFVPEFNVVGWLEKEVKTALYKKCDADVVGGPRVAGGMSMPAEAIIKEVMEKINPGKGA, via the coding sequence ATGAGTAAAATAACTGATATGACAGCAACACACAACTGGTCTGGACAGAAATTAGTTTCAACAGACCACCTTCTTTTCGAAGCTCCTAGAGAAAAACACTTTATGACTGGTTCTGAAGTTTTAAAAGAAGCAGTAAAAAGATGTACAGTAGATGCATCTGTATCGTACCCTATTACACCACAATCTGAAGCAGCACACCTGATCGGTGAGCTTTGGGCAGAAGGTTATGTAGGTACATATTTCCGTGGTGAGAATGAATTTGGTGTAATGTCTGAAGTTGCTGGTTGTGCAATGGCTGGTGCTAGAACAATTACGACTACTTCAGGTCCAGGTACACTTAGAGCGATGGAAAACTTTGCTCAATGGTCTGGTACAAGAATTCCATGTCAACTTATCCTAATGGCTCGTGGTATTAACTCGCCACTTACTATTCAGCCAGACAACTTAGAAGTAAGTTACTTACTAGAAACTGGTTGTATGATCTGGTACGCTGAAAATGTTCAAGAGCTATTTGACATGTCAATTGCTGCATTTACAGTGGCTGAAAAGCCAGATGTACACGTGCCGATCATTACTGCAGTTGATGGTTTCTTTGTATCTCATACTCGTGAAGCAGTAATGCTTCCAGCTGATGATATTGCACTTCATCCATATGATCCATATAAAGCTCCACTACCGGCGATTGATTCTGAAACACCTCCAGGGCGTTTCTTAAGAGATCCATTCGTTATGAAGTCTAACTATATTTCTTATGCGGCACATGCTTCATGGCAGTTTGAAATCAGATCTGCAATAGAAAGATCTAGACCATATGCAGAACACTACTTAAACGGTTTAGTACACGTTACGGGTTCTGAAGATGCTGAGATCGCATTTGTTACTTGTGGTACTGCTTCGAATCAAGCAAAAGAAGCTGAGCGTGAATTAAATAAACTGGGAATCAAATCTAAAGTTGTTAAACTAAGAACTATCAGACCTTTCCCAGAAGCTGAACTTCTTGAAGCACTAGAAGGTGTAAAACATGTATTTGTACCTGAGTTCAACGTTGTTGGTTGGCTAGAAAAAGAAGTAAAAACTGCACTTTATAAAAAATGTGATGCTGATGTTGTTGGCGGACCAAGAGTTGCTGGTGGTATGAGTATGCCTGCTGAAGCAATCATTAAAGAAGTTATGGAAAAAATCAACCCTGGAAAAGGAGCATAA
- a CDS encoding thiamine pyrophosphate-dependent enzyme produces MAIDIYKINPEFRDIMPKEIIELEENATWAQNQEKPRGIKELPDTKELLEEHSLCAGCPEAAALRYVLSALPKPEETIIVNSTGCTSLMFPHIALHTVHSLFGNQNAVASGIKRVLDWRFPDTEKDVVVLAGDGATVDIGLDYTLQSFFRQENITTICFDNEVYANTGGQESGATAKGQVFKMAPTGKKFDKVPMWELATTSGCHYVTNMTASAPKAVAKAVREAILVAREIGPTFLNIYTPCILEIGLSANEGLGEMKDQDKDRFASYKHVSPEAEEFLKKCKAEGRL; encoded by the coding sequence ATGGCAATTGATATATATAAAATCAACCCAGAATTTAGAGACATTATGCCTAAAGAGATCATTGAACTCGAAGAAAACGCTACATGGGCTCAAAATCAGGAAAAACCTCGTGGTATTAAAGAACTTCCAGATACAAAAGAGTTACTTGAAGAGCACTCTTTATGTGCTGGTTGTCCAGAAGCTGCTGCATTAAGATATGTGCTTTCTGCACTACCTAAACCTGAAGAGACTATTATTGTCAACTCAACAGGTTGTACATCTTTAATGTTCCCACACATCGCACTTCATACAGTGCACTCACTTTTTGGTAACCAAAATGCTGTTGCATCTGGTATCAAAAGAGTTTTAGACTGGAGATTTCCAGATACTGAAAAAGATGTGGTTGTTCTAGCTGGTGATGGTGCGACTGTTGATATCGGTCTTGACTATACACTACAGTCTTTCTTTAGACAAGAGAACATCACAACAATCTGTTTTGATAACGAAGTTTATGCAAATACAGGTGGACAAGAGTCTGGTGCTACGGCAAAAGGTCAAGTATTTAAAATGGCTCCAACTGGTAAAAAGTTTGATAAAGTACCTATGTGGGAACTTGCTACAACTTCTGGTTGTCACTACGTTACGAACATGACAGCTTCTGCACCAAAAGCAGTTGCAAAAGCAGTGAGAGAAGCGATCTTAGTTGCAAGAGAGATCGGACCGACATTCCTTAACATTTATACACCTTGTATTCTTGAGATTGGACTAAGTGCCAACGAAGGACTTGGGGAAATGAAAGATCAAGATAAAGATAGATTTGCATCTTACAAACATGTTTCACCAGAAGCAGAAGAATTCTTGAAAAAATGTAAAGCAGAGGGGCGTTTATAA
- a CDS encoding 2-oxoacid:acceptor oxidoreductase family protein has product MAKDSIKVRLPGLGGQGAVTAAHIAATAADTEGYYAVSNPFFGAEKRMAPSESYVRIGTVPIYDRGEVIYPDIIMIFHPQVITMGKSYTMPFYAGIKENGLVIINSDHDLLTDADKKTLDDLNVKVLTKDFTQFAIDQAGTELATNMAMLGALFGALGTISKPAIEEGIKDRFLKKYTASGGTATLDSVIEKKFKKKQELIQKNLDTASAAFDLTAAWAKEVGLAQILDNPEK; this is encoded by the coding sequence ATGGCAAAAGATTCAATTAAAGTAAGACTGCCTGGTCTAGGTGGTCAGGGGGCAGTTACTGCTGCGCACATTGCAGCGACTGCAGCGGATACAGAAGGTTACTACGCGGTTTCAAATCCATTTTTTGGTGCTGAGAAACGTATGGCTCCATCTGAGAGTTATGTAAGAATCGGTACGGTGCCTATCTATGACAGAGGGGAAGTTATCTACCCTGATATTATTATGATTTTTCACCCACAAGTTATTACTATGGGTAAATCATACACAATGCCTTTTTATGCTGGTATTAAAGAAAACGGTCTAGTGATCATCAACAGTGATCACGATCTTTTAACTGATGCAGATAAAAAGACTCTAGATGATTTAAATGTAAAAGTTCTTACAAAAGATTTTACTCAATTTGCTATTGATCAAGCAGGAACTGAACTTGCTACAAATATGGCAATGTTGGGTGCATTGTTTGGTGCTTTAGGTACTATTAGTAAACCTGCTATTGAAGAAGGTATTAAAGACAGATTCCTTAAGAAATATACAGCTTCAGGTGGTACAGCTACACTTGACTCAGTCATTGAGAAAAAGTTTAAGAAAAAGCAAGAGCTTATTCAAAAAAACCTTGACACTGCATCGGCAGCATTTGATTTAACTGCTGCATGGGCAAAAGAAGTTGGTTTAGCTCAAATTCTAGACAATCCAGAGAAGTAA
- a CDS encoding 4Fe-4S dicluster domain-containing protein, with product MYYVAKVDADKCAEYKCNTCTLYCPEANTLMFDKEGNTSWVDEDRCKGCALCVYVCSDMLDRNCITMEMAGHEE from the coding sequence ATGTATTATGTAGCAAAAGTCGATGCAGACAAATGTGCTGAATATAAATGTAACACGTGTACACTATATTGTCCAGAAGCAAATACGCTTATGTTTGATAAAGAGGGGAACACATCTTGGGTAGATGAAGATAGATGTAAAGGGTGTGCACTTTGTGTATACGTTTGTTCTGATATGCTAGATCGTAATTGTATTACGATGGAAATGGCTGGTCACGAAGAGTAA
- a CDS encoding carbon monoxide dehydrogenase beta subunit family protein, giving the protein MANQGPAYYSPYPAATYEGVITPPEGKALLLESVVDEETAMREVAKVMLTSENATIFPGPQVLYGFNEEAKRKATLIKEMSEVLNAKMIPMYDYRPKYPKIDAEIEINPNHPNLTIWHNNIKAAIFIGVHCHYANVALKIVRAETDCYTIAICGLSGHEDAMATLRDQHSSELEKFIKIAKEVKAELGK; this is encoded by the coding sequence ATGGCAAACCAAGGTCCTGCGTATTATTCACCGTATCCTGCGGCTACGTATGAAGGTGTGATCACACCACCAGAAGGTAAAGCACTTTTATTGGAAAGTGTGGTTGATGAAGAAACTGCAATGAGAGAAGTTGCAAAAGTGATGTTGACAAGTGAAAATGCAACTATTTTCCCTGGTCCACAAGTATTATATGGTTTCAATGAAGAAGCTAAGAGAAAAGCTACACTTATCAAAGAGATGTCAGAAGTTCTTAATGCTAAAATGATCCCAATGTATGATTATAGACCAAAGTATCCAAAAATTGATGCTGAAATTGAGATCAATCCAAATCATCCAAACTTAACAATTTGGCATAACAATATTAAAGCAGCGATCTTCATTGGTGTACATTGTCACTATGCAAACGTTGCATTAAAGATTGTAAGAGCAGAGACAGATTGTTATACGATCGCGATCTGTGGTTTGTCAGGGCATGAAGATGCAATGGCTACATTAAGAGACCAGCACTCTTCAGAGCTTGAGAAATTTATCAAAATAGCTAAAGAAGTAAAAGCTGAGTTGGGAAAATAG